The following are from one region of the Vitis riparia cultivar Riparia Gloire de Montpellier isolate 1030 chromosome 9, EGFV_Vit.rip_1.0, whole genome shotgun sequence genome:
- the LOC117922249 gene encoding receptor-like protein EIX1 isoform X3 — protein sequence MEKISILGFLLVILCLITRDLACKGETLEGNCLRADREALLDFKNGLKDSSNNRLSSWIGGNCCQWEGIGCENNTGVVISINLHNPYYPEEAYENWSSMKLSGEIRPSLIELKSLRSLDLSGNSFEHIPIPKFFGSLKNLQYLNLSNCGFRGAIPPTLGNLSNLQFLDLSSNESPFFVKDLEWMTNLVSLRHLKLNYVNLSMVGSHWMEISPGLGELPNLQHLDLFGNEYLTGSCSQLLSGSWKKIEFLNLAYNNFFGTIPTSIGNFCNLQHLDLGANTLTGSFFEFLEEIKNCSSEGPLPELGYLDLSWNQLVGRLPERLSQLEKLTYLDLSENKLQGPIPASFGTFKNLNEIRLGWNELNGSLPVSFGQLSELVVLEVHDNRLTGILSEEHFSKFNKLETLWMDGNSDLVLNVSSTWVPPFQITDLSMASCNLGPSFPTWIRSQKEVSFLDLSNASISGSIPKWFWNISFNLEGIILSHNRLQGILSEEHFSKLSKLKTMWMDGNSGLVLNASSTWVPPFQITDLSMASCNLGPSFPTWLRSQKELSFLDLSNASISGFIPKWFWNISFNLQYLNLSHNQLQGQLPNSLKFRSGDGDGAYIFSYNLFKGPIPFSIKGLYLLDLSHNKFSGPIPLSRGESMLDLNYLFLSKNQITGTIPDSIGHITSLQVIDFSRNNLIGSIPYTINNCSSLIVLDLGNNNLSGMIPKSLGQLQWLESLHLNDNKLSGELPSSFQNLSRLELLDLSYNQLSGKVPSWIGTAFINLVILNLRSNVFFGRLPSQLSNLSSLHVLDLAQNNLMGEIPVTLVELKAMVPEYNKNTYHFYDNVISSRYEERLVVIMKGQRLEYTRTLSLVVGIDLSDNNLSGEFPQEITKLFGLLVLNLSGNHINGQIPESISMLHQLLSLDLSRNKLYGSIPSSMVSLTFLSYLNLSNNNFSGKIPFIGQMTTFDESAFVGNPNLCGAPLVTKCQDEDLDKKYSASEDKNDGGYIDQWFYLSVGLGFAMGILVPYFVLATRKSWCETYFDFVDKIVKWLLRGRATYAKDHLRR from the exons ATGgagaaaatttcaattcttggtTTCCTTTTGGTGATTCTATGTTTAATAACAAGAGATCTTGCTTGCAAGGGTGAAACCCTTGAGGGAAATTGCTTAAGAGCTGATCGAGAAGCTCTTCTTGACTTCAAAAATGGTCTCAAAGATTCTTCTAACAACCGGCTTTCATCATGGATAGGAGGCAATTGTTGTCAATGGGAGGGAATTGGTTGTGAAAATAACACAGGAGTTGTTATTTCAATCAATCTTCATAACCCATATTATCCTGAAGAAGCATATGAAAATTGGAGCTCAATGAAATTAAGCGGTGAGATCCGACCTTCTTTGATAGAACTCAAATCTTTGAGATCTTTAGATTTGAGTGGCAACTCATTTGAGCATATCCCAATTCCTAAATTCTTCGGATCTTTGAAAAATTTACAATATCTAAACTTATCAAATTGTGGATTCAGAGGTGCAATTCCTCCAACCTTGGGAAACCTTTCTAATTTAcaatttcttgatctttcttccAATGAATCTCCGTTTTTTGTTAAGGACCTTGAATGGATGACTAATCTTGTTTCCTTAAGGCATCTCAAGTTGAACTATGTCAACCTGTCAATGGTCGGATCTCACTGGATGGAG ATTTCACCTGGCCTTGGGGAACTACCTAACTTGCAGCACTTGGATCTATTTGGGAATGAATATCTCACAGGTAGTTGCTCTCAACTGTTAAGCGGAAGCTGGAAGAAGATAGAATTTCTGAATTTGgcatacaataatttttttg GTACAATTCCAACCTCCATCGGAAATTTTTGCAACTTACAACATTTGGATTTGGGTGCCAATACCTTGACAGGAAGTTTCTTTGAGTTTCTCGAAGAGATCAAAAACTGCAGTTCTGAAGGTCCTTTACCAGAACTGGGGTATTTGGACTTGTCTTGGAATCAATTAGTGGGCAGATTGCCAGAACGGTTGAGTCAGCTAGAAAAACTTACATATCTGGATCTATCCGAGAACAAGCTTCAAGGCCCTATCCCTGCTTCTTTTGGGACATTCAAAAATCTGAATGAGATACGGCTTGGATGGAATGAACTGAATGGGAGTCTCCCAGTTAGTTTTGGACAACTTTCTGAATTGGTTGTATTGGAAGTTCATGACAATCGCTTGACTGGAATTCTTTCTGAAGAACATTTTTCAAAGTTCAATAAGTTGGAGACTCTATGGATGGATGGAAATTCAGATCTCGTTTTGAATGTTAGTTCCACCTGGGTCCCCCCATTCCAAATCACTGATCTGAGTATGGCTTCATGCAATTTAGGCCCTTCATTCCCGACTTGGATTAGGTCTCAAAAGGAGGTCTCCTTTCTGGATTTGTCAAATGCTAGCATCTCAGGTTCCATACCCAAGTGGTTTTGGAATATTTCTTTCAATCTGGAGGGCATAATTCTTTCTCACAATCGGTTACAAG GAATTCTTTCTGAAGAACATTTTTCAAAGTTGAGTAAGTTGAAGACTATGTGGATGGATGGAAATTCAGGTCTCGTTTTGAATGCTAGTTCCACCTGGGTCCCCCCATTCCAAATCACTGATCTGAGTATGGCTTCATGCAATTTAGGCCCTTCATTCCCGACTTGGCTTAGGTCTCAAAAGGAGCTCTCCTTTCTAGATTTGTCAAATGCTAGCATCTCAGGTTTCATACCCAAGTGGTTTTGGAATATTTCTTTCAATCTGCAGTACTTAAATCTTTCTCACAATCAGTTACAAGGTCAGCTaccaaattcattaaaatttcgtTCTGGTGACGGTGATGGTGCATATATTTTCAGTTACAACCTCTTTAAGGGACCTATTCCTTTTTCAATCAAAGGGCTCTATTTACTAGATCTCTCCCACAATAAATTTTCTGGCCCTATCCCACTGAGCAGAGGTGAATCTATGTTAGACTTGAATTACCTTTTCCTTTCgaaaaatcaaataacaggGACCATCCCAGATTCCATAGGACACATCACCTCTCTTCAAGTCATTGATTTTTCAAGGAATAATTTGATTGGAAGCATTCCTTATACCATCAATAATTGCTCTAGCCTAATTGTTCTAGACCTTGGAAATAACAATTTATCTGGGATGATACCAAAGTCGTTGGGCCAGTTACAATGGCTCGAATCACTGCACCTGAATGACAACAAGCTTTCAGGCGAGCTCCCctcatctttccaaaatttatcaAGATTGGAACTCCTTGATCTCAGTTATAACCAATTATCGGGTAAGGTTCCTTCATGGATTGGAACTGCTTTCATAAATCTTGTAATACTCAACTTGaggtcaaatgtattttttggaaGACTTCCCTcccaactttcaaatttaagctCCCTGCATGTCTTAGACCTTGCACAAAACAATTTGATGGGTGAAATTCCAGTCACTTTGGTTGAGCTTAAAGCCATGGTTCCAGAGTATAACAAGAATACATATCATTTTTATGACAATGTGATCAGCTCTAGGTATGAAGAACGATTAGTGGTGATTATGAAAGGCCAACGTCTTGAATACACCAGGACTCTTTCTCTTGTTGTAGGCATAGACCTATCCGACAATAATTTAAGTGGAGAGTTTCCCcaagaaataacaaaattgtTTGGTTTGCTGGTTTTGAACTTGTCCGGGAATCACATCAATGGCCAAATTCCTGAAAGCATTTCAATGTTGCACCAGTTATTATCTCTTGATTTGTCAAGGAATAAGCTTTACGGCAGCATTCCTTCAAGCATGGTTTCATTAACATTCTTGAGTTATTTGAATCTATCGAATAATAATTTCTCTGGTAAGATCCCCTTTATAGGGCAAATGACAACCTTTGATGAGTCAGCCTTTGTTGGAAACCCTAATCTTTGTGGAGCTCCATTGGTCACAAAATGCCAAGATGAAGATCTAGATAAAAAGTATAGTGCTAGTGAGGACAAAAATGATGGTGGCTATATTGATCAATGGTTTTACTTGAGTGTTGGCTTGGGATTTGCGATGGGTATTTTAGTTCCATATTTTGTTTTGGCAACAAGGAAATCTTGGTGTGAGACCTACTTTGATTTTGTGGATAAAATTGTCAAATGGTTGTTGAGAGGAAGAGCAACCTATGCCAAAGATCACCTGCGAAggtaa
- the LOC117922249 gene encoding receptor-like protein EIX2 isoform X1: protein MEKISILGFLLVILCLITRDLACKGETLEGNCLRADREALLDFKNGLKDSSNNRLSSWIGGNCCQWEGIGCENNTGVVISINLHNPYYPEEAYENWSSMKLSGEIRPSLIELKSLRSLDLSGNSFEHIPIPKFFGSLKNLQYLNLSNCGFRGAIPPTLGNLSNLQFLDLSSNESPFFVKDLEWMTNLVSLRHLKLNYVNLSMVGSHWMEVFNKLSFLTELHLEDCGLSGSISSLNSINFTSLSVISISGNSFRSKFPIWLLNLSSLVYIDVSFNQLYGQISPGLGELPNLQHLDLFGNEYLTGSCSQLLSGSWKKIEFLNLAYNNFFGTIPTSIGNFCNLQHLDLGANTLTGSFFEFLEEIKNCSSEGPLPELGYLDLSWNQLVGRLPERLSQLEKLTYLDLSENKLQGPIPASFGTFKNLNEIRLGWNELNGSLPVSFGQLSELVVLEVHDNRLTGILSEEHFSKFNKLETLWMDGNSDLVLNVSSTWVPPFQITDLSMASCNLGPSFPTWIRSQKEVSFLDLSNASISGSIPKWFWNISFNLEGIILSHNRLQGILSEEHFSKLSKLKTMWMDGNSGLVLNASSTWVPPFQITDLSMASCNLGPSFPTWLRSQKELSFLDLSNASISGFIPKWFWNISFNLQYLNLSHNQLQGQLPNSLKFRSGDGDGAYIFSYNLFKGPIPFSIKGLYLLDLSHNKFSGPIPLSRGESMLDLNYLFLSKNQITGTIPDSIGHITSLQVIDFSRNNLIGSIPYTINNCSSLIVLDLGNNNLSGMIPKSLGQLQWLESLHLNDNKLSGELPSSFQNLSRLELLDLSYNQLSGKVPSWIGTAFINLVILNLRSNVFFGRLPSQLSNLSSLHVLDLAQNNLMGEIPVTLVELKAMVPEYNKNTYHFYDNVISSRYEERLVVIMKGQRLEYTRTLSLVVGIDLSDNNLSGEFPQEITKLFGLLVLNLSGNHINGQIPESISMLHQLLSLDLSRNKLYGSIPSSMVSLTFLSYLNLSNNNFSGKIPFIGQMTTFDESAFVGNPNLCGAPLVTKCQDEDLDKKYSASEDKNDGGYIDQWFYLSVGLGFAMGILVPYFVLATRKSWCETYFDFVDKIVKWLLRGRATYAKDHLRR, encoded by the exons ATGgagaaaatttcaattcttggtTTCCTTTTGGTGATTCTATGTTTAATAACAAGAGATCTTGCTTGCAAGGGTGAAACCCTTGAGGGAAATTGCTTAAGAGCTGATCGAGAAGCTCTTCTTGACTTCAAAAATGGTCTCAAAGATTCTTCTAACAACCGGCTTTCATCATGGATAGGAGGCAATTGTTGTCAATGGGAGGGAATTGGTTGTGAAAATAACACAGGAGTTGTTATTTCAATCAATCTTCATAACCCATATTATCCTGAAGAAGCATATGAAAATTGGAGCTCAATGAAATTAAGCGGTGAGATCCGACCTTCTTTGATAGAACTCAAATCTTTGAGATCTTTAGATTTGAGTGGCAACTCATTTGAGCATATCCCAATTCCTAAATTCTTCGGATCTTTGAAAAATTTACAATATCTAAACTTATCAAATTGTGGATTCAGAGGTGCAATTCCTCCAACCTTGGGAAACCTTTCTAATTTAcaatttcttgatctttcttccAATGAATCTCCGTTTTTTGTTAAGGACCTTGAATGGATGACTAATCTTGTTTCCTTAAGGCATCTCAAGTTGAACTATGTCAACCTGTCAATGGTCGGATCTCACTGGATGGAGGTATTCAACAAGCTTTCATTTTTAACAGAGTTGCACCTAGAAGATTGTGGGCTCTCTGGTTCAATTTCATCTCTAAACTCTATCAATTTTACTTCACTGTCTGTCATAAGCATCAGTGGCAACTCTTTTCGGTCAAAGTTCCCAATATGGCTTCTAAACCTTAGCAGCCTTGTATACATTGATGTAAGCTTTAATCAGTTATATGGGCAGATTTCACCTGGCCTTGGGGAACTACCTAACTTGCAGCACTTGGATCTATTTGGGAATGAATATCTCACAGGTAGTTGCTCTCAACTGTTAAGCGGAAGCTGGAAGAAGATAGAATTTCTGAATTTGgcatacaataatttttttg GTACAATTCCAACCTCCATCGGAAATTTTTGCAACTTACAACATTTGGATTTGGGTGCCAATACCTTGACAGGAAGTTTCTTTGAGTTTCTCGAAGAGATCAAAAACTGCAGTTCTGAAGGTCCTTTACCAGAACTGGGGTATTTGGACTTGTCTTGGAATCAATTAGTGGGCAGATTGCCAGAACGGTTGAGTCAGCTAGAAAAACTTACATATCTGGATCTATCCGAGAACAAGCTTCAAGGCCCTATCCCTGCTTCTTTTGGGACATTCAAAAATCTGAATGAGATACGGCTTGGATGGAATGAACTGAATGGGAGTCTCCCAGTTAGTTTTGGACAACTTTCTGAATTGGTTGTATTGGAAGTTCATGACAATCGCTTGACTGGAATTCTTTCTGAAGAACATTTTTCAAAGTTCAATAAGTTGGAGACTCTATGGATGGATGGAAATTCAGATCTCGTTTTGAATGTTAGTTCCACCTGGGTCCCCCCATTCCAAATCACTGATCTGAGTATGGCTTCATGCAATTTAGGCCCTTCATTCCCGACTTGGATTAGGTCTCAAAAGGAGGTCTCCTTTCTGGATTTGTCAAATGCTAGCATCTCAGGTTCCATACCCAAGTGGTTTTGGAATATTTCTTTCAATCTGGAGGGCATAATTCTTTCTCACAATCGGTTACAAG GAATTCTTTCTGAAGAACATTTTTCAAAGTTGAGTAAGTTGAAGACTATGTGGATGGATGGAAATTCAGGTCTCGTTTTGAATGCTAGTTCCACCTGGGTCCCCCCATTCCAAATCACTGATCTGAGTATGGCTTCATGCAATTTAGGCCCTTCATTCCCGACTTGGCTTAGGTCTCAAAAGGAGCTCTCCTTTCTAGATTTGTCAAATGCTAGCATCTCAGGTTTCATACCCAAGTGGTTTTGGAATATTTCTTTCAATCTGCAGTACTTAAATCTTTCTCACAATCAGTTACAAGGTCAGCTaccaaattcattaaaatttcgtTCTGGTGACGGTGATGGTGCATATATTTTCAGTTACAACCTCTTTAAGGGACCTATTCCTTTTTCAATCAAAGGGCTCTATTTACTAGATCTCTCCCACAATAAATTTTCTGGCCCTATCCCACTGAGCAGAGGTGAATCTATGTTAGACTTGAATTACCTTTTCCTTTCgaaaaatcaaataacaggGACCATCCCAGATTCCATAGGACACATCACCTCTCTTCAAGTCATTGATTTTTCAAGGAATAATTTGATTGGAAGCATTCCTTATACCATCAATAATTGCTCTAGCCTAATTGTTCTAGACCTTGGAAATAACAATTTATCTGGGATGATACCAAAGTCGTTGGGCCAGTTACAATGGCTCGAATCACTGCACCTGAATGACAACAAGCTTTCAGGCGAGCTCCCctcatctttccaaaatttatcaAGATTGGAACTCCTTGATCTCAGTTATAACCAATTATCGGGTAAGGTTCCTTCATGGATTGGAACTGCTTTCATAAATCTTGTAATACTCAACTTGaggtcaaatgtattttttggaaGACTTCCCTcccaactttcaaatttaagctCCCTGCATGTCTTAGACCTTGCACAAAACAATTTGATGGGTGAAATTCCAGTCACTTTGGTTGAGCTTAAAGCCATGGTTCCAGAGTATAACAAGAATACATATCATTTTTATGACAATGTGATCAGCTCTAGGTATGAAGAACGATTAGTGGTGATTATGAAAGGCCAACGTCTTGAATACACCAGGACTCTTTCTCTTGTTGTAGGCATAGACCTATCCGACAATAATTTAAGTGGAGAGTTTCCCcaagaaataacaaaattgtTTGGTTTGCTGGTTTTGAACTTGTCCGGGAATCACATCAATGGCCAAATTCCTGAAAGCATTTCAATGTTGCACCAGTTATTATCTCTTGATTTGTCAAGGAATAAGCTTTACGGCAGCATTCCTTCAAGCATGGTTTCATTAACATTCTTGAGTTATTTGAATCTATCGAATAATAATTTCTCTGGTAAGATCCCCTTTATAGGGCAAATGACAACCTTTGATGAGTCAGCCTTTGTTGGAAACCCTAATCTTTGTGGAGCTCCATTGGTCACAAAATGCCAAGATGAAGATCTAGATAAAAAGTATAGTGCTAGTGAGGACAAAAATGATGGTGGCTATATTGATCAATGGTTTTACTTGAGTGTTGGCTTGGGATTTGCGATGGGTATTTTAGTTCCATATTTTGTTTTGGCAACAAGGAAATCTTGGTGTGAGACCTACTTTGATTTTGTGGATAAAATTGTCAAATGGTTGTTGAGAGGAAGAGCAACCTATGCCAAAGATCACCTGCGAAggtaa
- the LOC117922251 gene encoding mannosyl-oligosaccharide 1,2-alpha-mannosidase MNS2-like, translated as MERIEVARLNAELVHLQDLLDELKSIGGNVSGLSGRNSKSSKKSTVPDDPIDIQRREKVKDAMLHAWSSYEKYAWGQNELQPQSKNGVNSFGGLGATLIDSLDTLYIMGLDEQFQRARVSFSFLLSSVSITRILSLFNAAVTWFYFFSHSTRKSIKKLP; from the exons ATGGAAAGG ATTGAGGTTGCCAGGCTAAATGCAGAATTGGTCCATTTGCAAGATTTG CTGGATGAATTGAAGAGTATTGGAGGAAATGTCAGTGGCCTCAGTGGCAGAAATAGTAAATCCTCCAAGAAAAGTACTGTTCCAGATGACCCCATTGACATTCAGCGAAGGGAGAAAGTAAAAGATGCTATGCTTCATGCATGGAGTTCATATGAGAAGTATGCGTGGGGACAAAATGAACTTCAG CCACAATCCAAGAATGGTGTCAATAGTTTTGGAGGTCTTGGAGCAACATTAATAGATTCTCTTGATACATTATATATAATGGGACTAGATGAGCAATTCCAAAGAGCTAGAGTGAGTTTTAGCTTTCTATTGTCGTCTGTCTCAATTACTAggattttatctctttttaatGCAGCAGTTACATggttttactttttctctcataGTACCAGAAAAAGCATTAAGAAGCTTCCATAG
- the LOC117922249 gene encoding receptor-like protein EIX1 isoform X2 gives MEKISILGFLLVILCLITRDLACKGETLEGNCLRADREALLDFKNGLKDSSNNRLSSWIGGNCCQWEGIGCENNTGVVISINLHNPYYPEEAYENWSSMKLSGEIRPSLIELKSLRSLDLSGNSFEHIPIPKFFGSLKNLQYLNLSNCGFRGAIPPTLGNLSNLQFLDLSSNESPFFVKDLEWMTNLVSLRHLKLNYVNLSMVGSHWMEVFNKLSFLTELHLEDCGLSGSISSLNSINFTSLSVISISGNSFRSKFPIWLLNLSSLVYIDVSFNQLYGQISPGLGELPNLQHLDLFGNEYLTGTIPTSIGNFCNLQHLDLGANTLTGSFFEFLEEIKNCSSEGPLPELGYLDLSWNQLVGRLPERLSQLEKLTYLDLSENKLQGPIPASFGTFKNLNEIRLGWNELNGSLPVSFGQLSELVVLEVHDNRLTGILSEEHFSKFNKLETLWMDGNSDLVLNVSSTWVPPFQITDLSMASCNLGPSFPTWIRSQKEVSFLDLSNASISGSIPKWFWNISFNLEGIILSHNRLQGILSEEHFSKLSKLKTMWMDGNSGLVLNASSTWVPPFQITDLSMASCNLGPSFPTWLRSQKELSFLDLSNASISGFIPKWFWNISFNLQYLNLSHNQLQGQLPNSLKFRSGDGDGAYIFSYNLFKGPIPFSIKGLYLLDLSHNKFSGPIPLSRGESMLDLNYLFLSKNQITGTIPDSIGHITSLQVIDFSRNNLIGSIPYTINNCSSLIVLDLGNNNLSGMIPKSLGQLQWLESLHLNDNKLSGELPSSFQNLSRLELLDLSYNQLSGKVPSWIGTAFINLVILNLRSNVFFGRLPSQLSNLSSLHVLDLAQNNLMGEIPVTLVELKAMVPEYNKNTYHFYDNVISSRYEERLVVIMKGQRLEYTRTLSLVVGIDLSDNNLSGEFPQEITKLFGLLVLNLSGNHINGQIPESISMLHQLLSLDLSRNKLYGSIPSSMVSLTFLSYLNLSNNNFSGKIPFIGQMTTFDESAFVGNPNLCGAPLVTKCQDEDLDKKYSASEDKNDGGYIDQWFYLSVGLGFAMGILVPYFVLATRKSWCETYFDFVDKIVKWLLRGRATYAKDHLRR, from the exons ATGgagaaaatttcaattcttggtTTCCTTTTGGTGATTCTATGTTTAATAACAAGAGATCTTGCTTGCAAGGGTGAAACCCTTGAGGGAAATTGCTTAAGAGCTGATCGAGAAGCTCTTCTTGACTTCAAAAATGGTCTCAAAGATTCTTCTAACAACCGGCTTTCATCATGGATAGGAGGCAATTGTTGTCAATGGGAGGGAATTGGTTGTGAAAATAACACAGGAGTTGTTATTTCAATCAATCTTCATAACCCATATTATCCTGAAGAAGCATATGAAAATTGGAGCTCAATGAAATTAAGCGGTGAGATCCGACCTTCTTTGATAGAACTCAAATCTTTGAGATCTTTAGATTTGAGTGGCAACTCATTTGAGCATATCCCAATTCCTAAATTCTTCGGATCTTTGAAAAATTTACAATATCTAAACTTATCAAATTGTGGATTCAGAGGTGCAATTCCTCCAACCTTGGGAAACCTTTCTAATTTAcaatttcttgatctttcttccAATGAATCTCCGTTTTTTGTTAAGGACCTTGAATGGATGACTAATCTTGTTTCCTTAAGGCATCTCAAGTTGAACTATGTCAACCTGTCAATGGTCGGATCTCACTGGATGGAGGTATTCAACAAGCTTTCATTTTTAACAGAGTTGCACCTAGAAGATTGTGGGCTCTCTGGTTCAATTTCATCTCTAAACTCTATCAATTTTACTTCACTGTCTGTCATAAGCATCAGTGGCAACTCTTTTCGGTCAAAGTTCCCAATATGGCTTCTAAACCTTAGCAGCCTTGTATACATTGATGTAAGCTTTAATCAGTTATATGGGCAGATTTCACCTGGCCTTGGGGAACTACCTAACTTGCAGCACTTGGATCTATTTGGGAATGAATATCTCACAG GTACAATTCCAACCTCCATCGGAAATTTTTGCAACTTACAACATTTGGATTTGGGTGCCAATACCTTGACAGGAAGTTTCTTTGAGTTTCTCGAAGAGATCAAAAACTGCAGTTCTGAAGGTCCTTTACCAGAACTGGGGTATTTGGACTTGTCTTGGAATCAATTAGTGGGCAGATTGCCAGAACGGTTGAGTCAGCTAGAAAAACTTACATATCTGGATCTATCCGAGAACAAGCTTCAAGGCCCTATCCCTGCTTCTTTTGGGACATTCAAAAATCTGAATGAGATACGGCTTGGATGGAATGAACTGAATGGGAGTCTCCCAGTTAGTTTTGGACAACTTTCTGAATTGGTTGTATTGGAAGTTCATGACAATCGCTTGACTGGAATTCTTTCTGAAGAACATTTTTCAAAGTTCAATAAGTTGGAGACTCTATGGATGGATGGAAATTCAGATCTCGTTTTGAATGTTAGTTCCACCTGGGTCCCCCCATTCCAAATCACTGATCTGAGTATGGCTTCATGCAATTTAGGCCCTTCATTCCCGACTTGGATTAGGTCTCAAAAGGAGGTCTCCTTTCTGGATTTGTCAAATGCTAGCATCTCAGGTTCCATACCCAAGTGGTTTTGGAATATTTCTTTCAATCTGGAGGGCATAATTCTTTCTCACAATCGGTTACAAG GAATTCTTTCTGAAGAACATTTTTCAAAGTTGAGTAAGTTGAAGACTATGTGGATGGATGGAAATTCAGGTCTCGTTTTGAATGCTAGTTCCACCTGGGTCCCCCCATTCCAAATCACTGATCTGAGTATGGCTTCATGCAATTTAGGCCCTTCATTCCCGACTTGGCTTAGGTCTCAAAAGGAGCTCTCCTTTCTAGATTTGTCAAATGCTAGCATCTCAGGTTTCATACCCAAGTGGTTTTGGAATATTTCTTTCAATCTGCAGTACTTAAATCTTTCTCACAATCAGTTACAAGGTCAGCTaccaaattcattaaaatttcgtTCTGGTGACGGTGATGGTGCATATATTTTCAGTTACAACCTCTTTAAGGGACCTATTCCTTTTTCAATCAAAGGGCTCTATTTACTAGATCTCTCCCACAATAAATTTTCTGGCCCTATCCCACTGAGCAGAGGTGAATCTATGTTAGACTTGAATTACCTTTTCCTTTCgaaaaatcaaataacaggGACCATCCCAGATTCCATAGGACACATCACCTCTCTTCAAGTCATTGATTTTTCAAGGAATAATTTGATTGGAAGCATTCCTTATACCATCAATAATTGCTCTAGCCTAATTGTTCTAGACCTTGGAAATAACAATTTATCTGGGATGATACCAAAGTCGTTGGGCCAGTTACAATGGCTCGAATCACTGCACCTGAATGACAACAAGCTTTCAGGCGAGCTCCCctcatctttccaaaatttatcaAGATTGGAACTCCTTGATCTCAGTTATAACCAATTATCGGGTAAGGTTCCTTCATGGATTGGAACTGCTTTCATAAATCTTGTAATACTCAACTTGaggtcaaatgtattttttggaaGACTTCCCTcccaactttcaaatttaagctCCCTGCATGTCTTAGACCTTGCACAAAACAATTTGATGGGTGAAATTCCAGTCACTTTGGTTGAGCTTAAAGCCATGGTTCCAGAGTATAACAAGAATACATATCATTTTTATGACAATGTGATCAGCTCTAGGTATGAAGAACGATTAGTGGTGATTATGAAAGGCCAACGTCTTGAATACACCAGGACTCTTTCTCTTGTTGTAGGCATAGACCTATCCGACAATAATTTAAGTGGAGAGTTTCCCcaagaaataacaaaattgtTTGGTTTGCTGGTTTTGAACTTGTCCGGGAATCACATCAATGGCCAAATTCCTGAAAGCATTTCAATGTTGCACCAGTTATTATCTCTTGATTTGTCAAGGAATAAGCTTTACGGCAGCATTCCTTCAAGCATGGTTTCATTAACATTCTTGAGTTATTTGAATCTATCGAATAATAATTTCTCTGGTAAGATCCCCTTTATAGGGCAAATGACAACCTTTGATGAGTCAGCCTTTGTTGGAAACCCTAATCTTTGTGGAGCTCCATTGGTCACAAAATGCCAAGATGAAGATCTAGATAAAAAGTATAGTGCTAGTGAGGACAAAAATGATGGTGGCTATATTGATCAATGGTTTTACTTGAGTGTTGGCTTGGGATTTGCGATGGGTATTTTAGTTCCATATTTTGTTTTGGCAACAAGGAAATCTTGGTGTGAGACCTACTTTGATTTTGTGGATAAAATTGTCAAATGGTTGTTGAGAGGAAGAGCAACCTATGCCAAAGATCACCTGCGAAggtaa